One Coleofasciculus chthonoplastes PCC 7420 genomic region harbors:
- a CDS encoding hybrid sensor histidine kinase/response regulator, which produces MLKSNSTTLNRIEQRNKAMIDKLNKTIILIIDDSPNNLEILSETLTSAGFEIAVALDGETALEQIAYDPPTLVLLDVMMPGIDGFETCRRLKSNPDTHEIPIIFMTALTDTIDKVKGLNLGAVDYITKPFQQEEVLARVKVHLKLRTLTKTLEEQNTRLVEEVEQRGKAEAALQTLTQELEQRVEERTNQLAQALNNWQQAQAMLVQSEKMSSLGQMLAGVAHEINNPITSIHGNLSCAGEYSRDLLKLLQLYAQHYPNPVTEIQDKSQKIDTDFLVKDLPKTFKSMELGIERICQIIKSLRNISRLDAGEMMMVDLHEGLESTLVLLQHRIKPTGKHLGIQVIKEYGKLSPIECYPGRLSQVFMNILANAIDALEEAEFRKQNSETISESDTTPAPPTIWIRTRGIDNQRVEIRISDNGPGIPKEIQEKLFHAFFTTKPFGKGTGLGLSISHEIVVEKHSGQLRCVSQPGKGAEFIIELPIG; this is translated from the coding sequence ATGCTTAAGTCCAACTCTACTACGTTGAACCGGATAGAACAACGCAACAAGGCAATGATAGACAAGTTAAATAAAACGATTATTTTAATTATTGACGATAGTCCCAACAATCTAGAAATACTCTCAGAAACCCTGACTAGCGCTGGATTTGAAATTGCCGTTGCTCTTGATGGAGAAACCGCACTTGAGCAAATTGCCTATGATCCACCGACCTTAGTTTTGTTAGATGTGATGATGCCAGGAATTGACGGATTTGAAACCTGCCGACGCCTGAAATCCAATCCTGACACTCACGAGATTCCGATCATTTTTATGACGGCTTTGACCGATACCATTGATAAAGTTAAGGGGTTAAATTTAGGGGCTGTAGACTATATCACTAAACCCTTTCAGCAGGAAGAGGTATTAGCACGAGTCAAGGTGCATTTGAAACTGCGAACCTTAACCAAAACCCTAGAAGAACAGAATACCCGATTAGTTGAGGAAGTTGAACAACGGGGTAAAGCAGAAGCCGCCTTACAAACATTGACCCAGGAATTGGAACAACGAGTGGAAGAACGAACAAATCAACTCGCACAAGCCCTCAACAATTGGCAACAAGCCCAAGCCATGCTAGTTCAAAGTGAAAAAATGTCCAGTCTGGGACAAATGTTAGCCGGAGTTGCCCATGAAATTAATAATCCCATTACTTCGATTCATGGTAATTTAAGCTGTGCGGGTGAATATAGTCGAGACTTACTGAAACTGCTGCAACTCTACGCTCAACATTATCCGAATCCAGTTACCGAAATTCAAGATAAATCTCAAAAAATTGACACAGATTTTCTGGTAAAAGATTTACCCAAAACCTTTAAGTCGATGGAATTAGGCATCGAACGCATTTGCCAAATCATTAAAAGCTTGCGGAATATATCTCGCCTCGACGCAGGCGAAATGATGATGGTTGATTTGCACGAGGGGTTAGAGAGTACGCTGGTTCTCTTGCAACATCGGATCAAACCCACCGGGAAACATTTAGGCATTCAAGTGATTAAAGAATATGGAAAGTTATCGCCCATTGAATGCTATCCTGGACGCCTGAGCCAAGTGTTTATGAATATTCTGGCGAATGCAATTGATGCTTTAGAAGAAGCAGAATTTAGAAAGCAAAATTCCGAAACAATTTCCGAGAGTGATACAACCCCCGCGCCTCCCACCATCTGGATTCGTACCAGAGGGATTGATAACCAGCGAGTAGAAATCCGTATTTCTGATAATGGTCCTGGTATCCCTAAAGAGATACAAGAAAAGCTATTCCACGCCTTTTTCACCACTAAACCTTTTGGCAAGGGAACCGGGTTAGGGTTATCGATTAGTCATGAGATTGTCGTGGAAAAACACAGCGGACAATTACGTTGTGTGTCTCAACCTGGAAAAGGCGCTGAGTTTATCATTGAACTGCCAATTGGTTAA
- the trmB gene encoding tRNA (guanosine(46)-N7)-methyltransferase TrmB, with translation MPKVRVRQHVNPLSKKYLTPVTPPPWDKVYHQPMQPLHLDIGSAKGEFLLEMATQQPNWNFLGLEIREPLVEKAQELVAELGLDNLHFIFCNVDNSLAPILASLPQGLLKRVTIQFPDPWFKKRHAKRRVVKPELVNTLAKYLVKGGKVFIQSDVEAVAQEMSDRFTENPAFQRQGTEWLATNPLPVPTERETYTIACKQPVYRALFVIGN, from the coding sequence TTGCCAAAAGTTCGTGTGCGCCAACATGTCAATCCCCTGAGTAAAAAATACCTGACTCCAGTAACGCCTCCCCCGTGGGACAAGGTATATCATCAACCCATGCAACCGCTACATCTAGATATAGGTAGTGCTAAGGGTGAGTTTTTGTTAGAAATGGCAACACAACAACCCAATTGGAATTTTCTCGGATTAGAAATTCGAGAACCTTTAGTTGAGAAAGCCCAAGAATTGGTAGCGGAGTTAGGATTAGATAATCTTCATTTCATATTTTGCAATGTCGATAACTCATTAGCGCCAATTTTAGCCTCTTTGCCCCAGGGACTATTAAAGCGCGTAACCATTCAATTTCCTGATCCATGGTTCAAAAAACGACATGCTAAACGCCGTGTCGTCAAACCGGAATTGGTCAATACGTTGGCAAAATACTTGGTCAAAGGCGGCAAAGTTTTTATCCAGTCTGACGTTGAAGCCGTAGCCCAAGAAATGTCCGATCGCTTTACCGAGAATCCAGCCTTTCAACGTCAAGGAACCGAGTGGTTAGCCACGAATCCTCTACCTGTTCCCACTGAACGAGAAACCTACACAATAGCCTGTAAACAACCTGTTTATCGGGCGTTGTTTGTGATTGGTAATTAA
- a CDS encoding AAA-like domain-containing protein — MNSIEALAVLSSMLRKPPLSNIQEQVFHLTWQGLTYTEISANIGYEESYIRDVGAKLWQRLSQIIGEKVNKNNINTVVEHYIINRKEDISAPFPLSHSSTTMLNQTRTSARLEFPGSPLPLNSEFYINRPPVEELAYAEIGIPGSIIRIKAPSKMGKSSLLQRIIAQAKAQGFHIVNLDFQQADESVFVNLDKFLRWFCANVARQLQIPPNLDDYWDEDIGSKVSCTFYFQGYLLEQIDTPILLTLNEVNRLLEYDTIARDFLPLLRSWHEEAQLDEGFEQLRFVVVHSTEIYTSLNINQSPFNVGLPLVLSELTLEQVQELARRYELDGMDESQVADLMAMVGGHPYLIQLAFYHLRYTDLTLAQLLEEAPTLAGVYSHHLRRQFATLEKNPELVAVLQQVVMATDSVRLDAIAAYKLESMGLIKLQGNQATIRCKLYRLYLREQLSLESPTDPRIGQLEQENQQLKYLSRIDDLTKLANRRDFDDHLAQEWQRLAEEEVPLALILADIDFFKLFNDAFGHLTGDFCLEQIAQAIRECVKHSGALVARFGGEEFAIIMPHINGEQAVQLAEQIRERVKALNISHDPYRMCGYSSIITLSLGVASMIPHPDDDPLKLVQAADEALFESKRQGRDRVTIR, encoded by the coding sequence ATGAATAGTATAGAAGCGCTAGCTGTCCTGAGTTCGATGCTTCGTAAGCCGCCACTGAGTAACATTCAAGAACAAGTCTTTCACTTGACGTGGCAAGGGTTAACCTATACGGAGATTTCGGCTAACATTGGATATGAAGAGAGTTATATTCGAGATGTTGGTGCTAAACTTTGGCAACGCCTTTCTCAGATTATTGGAGAAAAAGTCAATAAAAATAATATTAATACTGTAGTTGAGCACTATATCATCAACCGTAAGGAAGATATCTCAGCCCCATTCCCTCTCAGCCACTCAAGCACTACTATGTTAAACCAAACTAGAACATCAGCTCGGTTAGAATTCCCTGGTAGTCCTCTGCCACTTAACTCCGAATTTTACATCAATCGCCCCCCTGTCGAAGAACTCGCTTACGCAGAAATTGGCATACCCGGCAGTATCATTCGGATCAAAGCGCCCTCAAAGATGGGGAAAAGTTCTCTGCTGCAACGGATTATTGCTCAGGCTAAGGCGCAAGGATTCCACATAGTTAATCTGGACTTCCAACAAGCTGATGAATCGGTTTTTGTCAACCTGGATAAATTTCTGCGCTGGTTCTGCGCTAATGTCGCTCGGCAGTTGCAAATCCCACCTAATCTGGATGACTATTGGGATGAAGATATTGGTAGCAAAGTTAGCTGTACCTTCTATTTTCAAGGATATCTGCTAGAGCAAATTGACACGCCGATTCTGCTGACATTGAATGAAGTTAATCGGCTGTTAGAGTATGACACAATTGCCAGGGACTTTCTACCATTACTGCGTTCCTGGCATGAAGAAGCCCAACTGGATGAGGGGTTTGAGCAACTGCGCTTTGTTGTGGTGCATTCGACGGAAATTTATACGTCATTAAATATTAATCAATCTCCCTTTAATGTGGGACTACCCTTGGTTTTGTCGGAGTTAACGTTAGAGCAAGTACAGGAGTTAGCCCGTCGTTATGAACTCGATGGGATGGATGAGTCTCAAGTCGCCGACTTAATGGCAATGGTGGGAGGACATCCTTATCTAATTCAACTGGCATTTTATCACCTGCGTTATACCGATCTCACCTTAGCGCAGTTATTAGAGGAAGCACCAACCCTGGCGGGAGTTTATAGTCATCATTTGCGGCGTCAATTCGCCACCCTGGAAAAGAATCCGGAGTTAGTAGCGGTGTTACAACAGGTTGTTATGGCAACAGATTCTGTGCGTTTAGACGCGATCGCGGCGTATAAGTTAGAGAGTATGGGGTTGATAAAACTACAGGGAAATCAGGCGACAATCCGATGTAAGTTATATCGGCTTTATTTGAGGGAACAACTCTCCCTGGAATCGCCAACTGATCCGCGTATTGGACAGTTAGAGCAAGAGAATCAACAGTTAAAGTATTTATCAAGAATTGATGACTTAACTAAGTTGGCGAATCGCCGCGACTTTGACGATCACCTTGCCCAAGAATGGCAGAGATTAGCGGAAGAAGAGGTTCCCCTGGCATTGATTTTAGCAGATATCGATTTTTTCAAGCTGTTTAACGATGCGTTTGGTCATCTGACGGGAGACTTTTGTTTAGAGCAAATCGCCCAAGCGATTCGGGAGTGCGTTAAGCATTCAGGGGCTTTAGTTGCTCGTTTTGGTGGGGAGGAATTTGCCATAATTATGCCACACATAAATGGAGAGCAAGCGGTACAATTAGCAGAGCAAATCCGAGAACGTGTCAAAGCCTTAAATATTTCCCATGATCCCTATCGGATGTGCGGATATTCCTCAATTATCACCCTGAGTTTAGGGGTTGCTTCAATGATTCCCCATCCAGATGATGATCCATTAAAGCTGGTGCAGGCGGCTGATGAAGCACTATTTGAGTCAAAACGACAGGGGCGCGATCGCGTGACGATCCGGTAA
- a CDS encoding DUF4388 domain-containing protein — protein MVQSFTLLLLIIRVKIMGTQGTLTDFSLPAIFQWLEKGQKTGVLAIHPFIGVRFASDTNLQSDVSVRGNTGNEEDRASTLKTRHGTSQESVRTSFEPTLPPVAKPKQINSSLQIQHFPNHYIWIAQGRIVAAANRFDGQGLISLIRRDQWVSDRVLSKLLQRCSLNHQPLGLWLKSNGVLDSAQLEQIFEIQLVEQIVPLFQLKNAQFKFELRAALPALEMTGLSISTTEATMMVSGALKQFSG, from the coding sequence ATGGTTCAAAGTTTTACTTTACTTTTGCTGATTATCAGGGTTAAAATTATGGGTACTCAAGGCACGTTAACTGATTTTTCTCTACCAGCGATTTTTCAGTGGCTTGAGAAAGGGCAGAAAACAGGTGTACTAGCGATTCATCCCTTCATCGGTGTCCGTTTCGCGTCTGATACAAACTTGCAATCAGATGTAAGCGTTAGAGGAAACACAGGAAATGAGGAAGATAGGGCGTCAACCCTCAAGACGCGCCATGGAACGTCTCAAGAATCAGTCAGGACGAGTTTTGAACCAACGTTACCACCTGTAGCAAAACCAAAGCAGATCAACTCGTCTCTACAAATTCAACACTTTCCCAATCACTACATCTGGATAGCTCAAGGTCGAATAGTCGCCGCCGCTAATCGGTTCGATGGACAGGGTTTGATATCCCTGATTCGACGGGATCAATGGGTAAGCGATCGCGTCTTAAGCAAATTATTACAGCGTTGCTCCCTGAATCACCAACCCTTGGGATTATGGCTCAAAAGTAACGGCGTCTTGGATAGCGCACAACTCGAACAAATCTTTGAGATTCAACTCGTAGAGCAAATTGTTCCCCTATTTCAACTCAAGAATGCTCAGTTCAAATTTGAATTGAGAGCGGCTTTACCTGCACTGGAAATGACTGGTTTAAGCATATCCACAACCGAAGCAACAATGATGGTATCGGGAGCGTTGAAACAGTTTAGTGGGTGA
- the secF gene encoding protein translocase subunit SecF, whose translation MTKFSVIKQRSLWWSISAVIILAGIASMAISTAQLGAPLRPGLDFVGGTRLQVELDCTVPGNCDEPIELAEVREVLNEQDLGNSTIQRIGSAQQGLTIRTKTLDVEQRSQLQKALSERIGEFDPAATQIDTVGPIIGQQLFTSGLLALLVSFAGILVYLSFRFQFDYAFLAFIALLHDVLVTLGIFSILGLVQGVEVDSLFVVALLTIIGFSVNDTVVIYDRIREVIAKHPDQHIDQIVDDAINQTLTRSINTTLTTVLTLVSIFLFGGETLKYFALALIVGFIAGAYSSIFVASTLLAFWRERTGQTKATQVIEAEFLDKA comes from the coding sequence ATGACCAAATTTAGTGTAATCAAACAGCGATCGCTCTGGTGGAGCATTTCCGCCGTAATCATCCTGGCTGGTATCGCTTCCATGGCGATTTCTACGGCACAGCTAGGAGCGCCTCTGCGTCCCGGTCTTGATTTTGTTGGCGGGACACGCCTGCAAGTTGAACTCGATTGTACTGTACCCGGTAACTGCGACGAACCGATAGAGCTGGCAGAGGTGCGCGAGGTTCTCAATGAACAGGATCTGGGTAATAGTACGATTCAGCGTATCGGTTCTGCACAACAAGGGTTGACGATTCGGACGAAAACGTTAGATGTTGAACAGCGCAGTCAGTTACAAAAAGCCCTAAGTGAAAGGATTGGGGAATTCGATCCAGCCGCGACTCAAATTGATACGGTAGGTCCAATCATCGGACAACAGTTATTTACATCCGGTTTACTGGCATTACTCGTCTCCTTTGCCGGGATTCTGGTTTACCTCTCGTTCCGGTTTCAGTTTGACTATGCTTTTTTGGCGTTTATCGCTTTACTTCACGATGTCTTGGTCACGTTGGGCATTTTCTCTATTTTGGGTTTAGTCCAAGGTGTAGAGGTTGATAGCCTTTTTGTCGTCGCTCTATTGACAATTATTGGATTTTCTGTTAATGATACCGTAGTTATTTACGATCGCATCCGGGAGGTCATTGCCAAGCATCCCGACCAACATATTGATCAAATAGTTGATGATGCGATTAATCAAACCCTTACCCGGTCAATTAATACCACGTTAACTACGGTATTAACGTTGGTGTCTATTTTCTTGTTTGGCGGAGAAACGTTAAAATATTTTGCCCTAGCCCTAATTGTAGGGTTTATCGCTGGTGCATATTCGAGTATTTTTGTTGCCAGTACCCTATTAGCATTCTGGAGAGAACGCACAGGTCAAACCAAAGCTACCCAGGTTATCGAAGCTGAATTTTTGGACAAAGCATAA
- the secD gene encoding protein translocase subunit SecD — protein sequence MQRQRSLVALILVLIILAIVVLVKIPLQQGLDLRGGAQLTIQVKTTEEITEIAPDQLEAVKTVVDRRVNALGVSESQVQTIGSDQILVQLPGVNDPQQAERVLGGTAQLDFRKQIPGTEAQLQIEQQLRQQLLFEQAALLESEEGGDQEEEAIAENQAALERSNAAIAELFEKTNVTGKNLKDAFAQPTQAGNGWQVAIRFDAEGGQGFAELTRDLAGTGRSIGIFLDDSLISAPTVGPEYAETGISGGSAVITGNFDVQRASDLAAQLKGGSLPLPVEIVENRTVGATLGRDSIQSSVYAAIGGLILVLLFMAIYYRLPGLIADVALSIYALLTLAAFALIGVTLTLPGIAGFILSIGMAVDANVLIFERTREELREGKTLYRSVESGFYRAFSSILDSNLTTLIACAALFWLGSGLVKGFAVTLGIGVVISMFTALTCTRTFMLLLVLSFPGVRQKPQLFCPNLSPSQ from the coding sequence ATGCAAAGACAGCGTTCGTTAGTAGCCCTGATTCTAGTCCTGATCATTCTGGCAATTGTGGTGCTGGTGAAGATTCCTCTTCAGCAGGGACTGGATTTGCGGGGTGGCGCACAACTGACAATTCAGGTGAAAACCACAGAAGAGATTACCGAAATTGCGCCGGATCAGTTGGAGGCTGTTAAAACTGTGGTGGATCGTCGCGTGAATGCTCTGGGTGTTTCTGAATCTCAGGTTCAAACTATTGGCTCCGACCAAATATTAGTACAACTCCCCGGTGTGAATGATCCGCAACAGGCGGAGCGGGTGCTAGGGGGAACCGCACAACTGGATTTCCGTAAGCAAATACCAGGTACAGAAGCCCAGCTTCAGATTGAGCAACAATTGCGCCAGCAACTGCTATTTGAGCAAGCCGCTCTACTGGAGAGTGAAGAGGGTGGTGATCAAGAGGAAGAGGCGATCGCAGAAAATCAAGCGGCTTTAGAACGCTCGAACGCCGCGATCGCAGAATTGTTTGAGAAGACAAATGTGACAGGAAAAAACCTCAAAGATGCCTTCGCGCAACCGACTCAAGCCGGTAATGGTTGGCAAGTCGCCATCCGTTTTGATGCTGAAGGGGGACAAGGATTTGCGGAACTGACTAGAGACTTGGCGGGTACTGGGCGCAGTATTGGGATTTTCCTGGATGACTCTTTAATCAGCGCCCCCACGGTGGGTCCCGAATACGCGGAAACGGGGATTAGTGGCGGTAGTGCTGTGATTACTGGGAATTTTGATGTGCAACGGGCGAGTGACTTAGCCGCCCAACTCAAAGGGGGTTCGTTACCGTTACCCGTGGAAATCGTGGAAAATCGCACTGTCGGCGCTACCCTGGGACGAGATAGTATTCAAAGCAGCGTTTATGCTGCCATTGGCGGTTTAATTTTAGTGTTGCTGTTTATGGCAATCTACTATCGTCTCCCCGGTTTAATTGCTGATGTGGCGCTGAGTATCTACGCTCTACTCACCCTAGCCGCCTTTGCCCTGATTGGTGTAACGTTAACTCTACCAGGAATTGCTGGGTTTATTCTCAGTATTGGTATGGCGGTAGATGCGAATGTGCTAATTTTTGAACGGACGCGAGAAGAGTTACGCGAGGGAAAAACTCTATATCGCTCTGTGGAATCGGGTTTTTATCGAGCATTCTCCAGTATTTTGGACTCGAACCTAACCACGTTAATTGCGTGTGCGGCTCTATTTTGGCTAGGCTCAGGTTTAGTTAAAGGCTTTGCCGTTACCCTAGGGATTGGAGTGGTAATCAGTATGTTTACAGCCCTTACCTGTACTCGCACGTTTATGTTGTTGTTAGTTTTAAGCTTTCCTGGGGTGCGCCAGAAGCCGCAACTGTTTTGTCCGAATCTGTCACCGTCTCAGTGA
- a CDS encoding alpha-ketoacid dehydrogenase subunit beta, giving the protein MAETLFFNALRAAIDEEMARDDAVFVLGEDVGHYGGSYKVTKDLYKKYGELRVLDTPIAENSFTGLAVGAAMTGLRPIIEGMNMGFLLLAFNQIANNAGMLRYTSGGNFKIPMVIRGPGGVGRQLGAEHSQRLEAYFQAVPGLKIVACSTPYNGKGLLKAAIRDDNPVLFFEHVLLYNLKEDLPDQEYVLPLDKAEVVREGEDVTILTYSRMRHHVTQAVKSLEKEGFDPEVIDLISLKPLDFETIGASIRKTHRVILVEECMKTGGIGAEVTASINDRFFDELDAPVLRLSSQDIPTPYNGTLESLTIVQPQQIAEGVKKMLALQI; this is encoded by the coding sequence ATGGCAGAAACACTTTTCTTTAATGCGTTGCGTGCGGCTATTGATGAAGAAATGGCTCGTGATGACGCGGTATTCGTGCTTGGTGAAGATGTGGGTCACTACGGTGGCTCCTACAAAGTGACCAAGGATCTGTATAAAAAATACGGTGAACTGCGAGTTCTCGATACTCCCATTGCCGAAAATAGTTTTACGGGTTTAGCCGTGGGCGCAGCAATGACGGGGTTGCGACCGATTATTGAAGGCATGAATATGGGCTTTTTGCTCTTGGCATTTAACCAAATTGCCAATAATGCTGGGATGCTGCGTTACACGTCTGGCGGTAATTTCAAAATTCCCATGGTGATTCGTGGTCCTGGTGGGGTGGGGCGTCAACTGGGTGCGGAACATTCTCAACGCTTGGAAGCCTATTTTCAAGCGGTTCCGGGTTTAAAGATTGTCGCCTGCTCTACTCCTTACAATGGCAAGGGATTACTCAAAGCGGCGATTCGGGATGATAATCCGGTTTTGTTCTTTGAGCATGTTCTCCTTTATAACTTAAAAGAAGATTTGCCAGATCAGGAGTATGTCCTGCCTTTAGATAAAGCCGAGGTTGTCCGAGAGGGCGAAGATGTCACCATTCTCACCTACTCGCGGATGCGCCACCATGTCACCCAAGCGGTGAAGTCTCTAGAGAAAGAAGGGTTTGATCCAGAGGTGATTGACTTGATTTCTCTGAAGCCCTTGGATTTTGAAACCATTGGCGCATCGATTCGCAAAACCCATCGGGTGATTCTGGTGGAAGAATGCATGAAAACTGGTGGTATTGGGGCGGAGGTAACGGCATCAATCAATGATCGGTTCTTCGATGAATTGGATGCTCCTGTCTTGCGGCTCTCGTCTCAAGATATCCCCACTCCTTATAATGGCACTCTGGAAAGCCTGACCATTGTCCAACCCCAGCAGATTGCAGAGGGAGTAAAAAAGATGTTGGCACTACAGATTTAA
- a CDS encoding septal ring lytic transglycosylase RlpA family protein, giving the protein MHSTAELFYIMPFFGLIWTTSWVGCLLASSQGLLRVPDYITNALPTKVLSVVNSPLEQPISPFFSSPVYSNVWSNKSSVTALANSGLANDLGSLPFPFAQTATVAAHPFRDTAQPVTCPAKSDSLDDGGKSQPSHDSSSASGNYSSTNHLSNASLPQKIWKVIENLFSWGQPVASKEKTSAESVVVISSHSQTRPRGRNKSQVRRGKRGFLQYTQRSNKLEHSAEQQQFQVVVKGRTIAQLPTQKQAEQMAQSLTLLFCDSSDVSEINSSVRAILSDGIPVVKAGDRVLFKVDDTLAKDLDQHRELLAIEWANNLRLALGQSPLSLADAQKQMYNLVETLSTIEGIASWYGPYFHGRYTATGEIYDQHDLTAAHPTLPFDTYLKVKNLENGHSVIVRINDRGPYIPGRTLDLSRQAARSIRSEIVGVIPFEATLMEPRERIKDEG; this is encoded by the coding sequence GTGCATTCTACAGCAGAATTATTTTACATTATGCCATTTTTCGGACTAATTTGGACAACATCATGGGTAGGCTGTTTGCTGGCATCCAGCCAGGGTCTATTAAGAGTACCCGACTACATCACCAATGCTTTGCCGACTAAAGTTTTATCCGTTGTTAACAGCCCACTCGAACAACCAATATCTCCTTTTTTTTCATCTCCAGTTTATTCAAACGTCTGGTCTAACAAGTCTTCAGTAACAGCACTTGCCAATTCAGGATTAGCTAATGATTTAGGCAGTTTACCATTTCCATTCGCCCAGACTGCTACTGTCGCAGCTCATCCATTCAGGGATACTGCTCAACCAGTTACTTGTCCAGCAAAGTCAGATTCTCTGGATGATGGGGGCAAATCCCAACCTAGCCATGATTCCTCATCGGCTTCAGGAAATTATTCATCTACCAACCATCTCTCAAACGCTAGTCTACCCCAGAAAATCTGGAAAGTGATCGAGAATTTGTTTTCTTGGGGTCAACCTGTTGCATCCAAAGAAAAAACCTCGGCTGAATCCGTAGTCGTAATCAGCTCTCACTCTCAAACACGACCTCGTGGCAGAAATAAGAGTCAGGTAAGAAGGGGGAAACGGGGCTTTTTGCAATATACCCAAAGGAGTAATAAATTAGAACATTCGGCTGAACAGCAGCAATTCCAGGTTGTGGTGAAAGGGCGAACGATTGCCCAATTGCCGACTCAAAAGCAGGCTGAACAAATGGCGCAAAGTCTCACGCTGTTGTTTTGTGACTCATCAGATGTATCTGAGATAAATTCATCGGTACGAGCTATCCTGTCTGATGGAATACCTGTGGTGAAAGCAGGCGATCGCGTATTATTTAAAGTAGATGATACCTTAGCCAAAGACTTAGATCAGCATCGAGAACTTCTGGCAATTGAATGGGCAAATAACTTGCGTCTAGCGTTAGGACAATCGCCATTAAGTTTGGCAGACGCCCAAAAGCAGATGTACAACTTAGTTGAAACATTGAGTACCATTGAAGGCATAGCATCTTGGTACGGACCCTATTTTCACGGTCGGTACACAGCTACTGGGGAAATTTACGATCAGCATGATCTGACAGCGGCTCATCCCACCTTACCATTTGATACCTATTTGAAGGTCAAAAATTTAGAAAATGGTCATAGTGTGATTGTTCGCATTAATGATCGCGGTCCTTATATTCCGGGTAGAACTCTAGATTTATCCCGACAAGCCGCTCGTTCTATTCGGAGTGAAATAGTAGGAGTTATTCCGTTTGAAGCTACACTTATGGAACCACGCGAAAGGATAAAGGATGAGGGATGA